Sequence from the Candidatus Eisenbacteria bacterium genome:
GTCGGTCACGACCGAGTCGACCGACACCGCGACGTCGGGCGGGAAGGGCGGTGGCGCTTCCGGGAGAGGGGGGCGGCGCGCCGCGACGGCGGGCGTCGGCAGGATGGCGACGGCTGCGGGTGCGCCTCCCGGTCCGCCCCACGTGCGGCGCCCGAGCGCCAGCGCCACCTCGCCGTCGGCACGCCCGACGAGCAGGAGGAGCGCCTTGTCGCCGTCGCGCGCGTCCCGAACCGCGCGGGCGTACTCGGCGCACGAGCGCGGCACGACGCCGTTCACCTGCAGCACGAGGTCGCCGGCGCGGGCGCTCGTGGTCGCGCCCGCCGAGCCGGCGTCGACCGCATCGACGACGAGCACGCCGTCGCGTACCGCCACGCCGATCCCCGTGCGCTCACGCCCTTCGTCGCACGGATTCGCCGCGAACGCGGCCGGGATCCCGAGGACGGCGACGACGCCCATCACGCCCGCAATGCGTGCCATGCCTTCTCCACCTGCGCCCGCAGCTCGGCGAGCGATCCGTTGTTGTCGATGACGAGGTCGGCGGCCTGACGGCGCTCCGCGTTCGACATCTGGGCGTCGATCCGCCGCTCGACGTCCTCGCGGGTGAGCGCGCGCGACGCCGTGCAGCGCACGACGGCCGTGTCGCGCTCGACCACGACCACCCAGATCCGGTCGAAGAAGCGCCACCCGGCCTCCAGCATGATCGCGGCCTCGACCACGATCGGACGGCCGTCGGCATTCGCCCGGGCCGCCGCGATGCGCCGCCGGATCTCCTCGCCGATCAGCGGATGGACGAGCGCGTTGAGGCGTCGGAGCGCCGCCGGATCGGCGAAGACGCGCGCCCCGAGCTGCTTGCGGTCGATGGTGCCGTCGGGTGCGACGATCCCGCGCCCGAAGGCTCCGACGACGCGCTCCCAGCCTTCGGTGCCGGGCAGATAGACCTCGTGCCCGATCTTGTCGGCGTCGATCACGTGCGCGCCGAGGTCGGCGAGGATGGTCGCCACGGTGCTCTTGCCCGACCCGATTCCACCGGTGAGCCCGATCAGCGGGCCGTTCGTCATCGCGGCCGTCGCTACCGCAATCGACCCCGCAAGTCGAGGCAGCGCGGCTTCTCTGCTACGCACGGCGGCGGGAGGACATCGCACATGTGGGTTCCCGAAGTCTCGGTGCTCGAGCGTGTCGCGCGCGGCGCCATCGGCTACCTCTTCCTGTTGGTCGCGTTCCGGATCTCCGGCAAGCGCCAGGTGGGCCAGCTGACGCCGTTCGACCTCGTCGTGCTCCTGATCATCAGCAACGTGCTCCAGAACGCCATGATCGGCCCGGACAATTCGGTGACCGGCGGCGTCATCGGCGCGCTCACGATCTTCGTCATGAACGGCGCGCTCGCCTGGCTCACGTTCAAGAGCCGTCGCTTGGAGCGCCTGATCGAAGGCGAGGCGACGCGCCTCGTCCACGACGGGAAGATCGACGAGGCCGCGATGCGCAAGGAGCTCGTGACCCACGCCGAGCTTCGCGCCGCGCTACGCGAAGCGGGCATTCCGCACGTCACCGAGGCGCGCTTCGCGATGCTCGAGAGCACGGGGCGGATCACGGCCGGCGCGATGCACACGACATGAGCGTCGATCGCGTCGCGTTGCCGGACGGGACGGTGCTGCCCGTTCGCGTCGTCGCGCCGCCCCGGGCGACGCCGCCGCGCGGCACGCTCGTCCTCGCGCATGGCGCCGGCGCCGACATGGATCATCCGGCGCTGGTACGCTTGCAGGGCCTCCTCGCGACGGCAGGGCTCGTCGCCGTGACGTTCAACTTTCCGTACCGCGCGCGCGGCCGGCCGAGCGCGCCGGACCGGATGCCCGTTCTGGTCGCGGCGTACACGGCCGTGATCGACGCCGTCCGCGCCGGCGCGCCGCGCCCGTTTGCGATCGGCGGGCGCTCGCTGGGTGGCCGCGTCGCCTCCCACGTCGCCGCCGCCGGCACGGCCGTCGACGGGCTCGTCTTCCTGGCGTTTCCGCTACACCCGCCGGGCAAACCCGGCACGAGCCGCGCGGCCCACCTGGCGAAGATCGTTCCGCCCATGCTCTTCGTGCAGGGCACCCGCGACACCTTCGCGCAATGGGATCTCCTCGAAGGCGTGCTCTCGCACCTCCCGGCCGCCACCCTGCACGCGATCCCTGACGCCGACCACGGCTTCCACGTCCCCAAGCGCACCGGCCGCACCGATGCCCAGGTGCTGGCGGACGTCGCCGAGGTCATCGGGCGCTGGGTGACGCACACGCGCTGATCCGCGCCACCCGAACCGCCTCCGGCGAGCCCTTCATGCGCGGGCGGGCGAGGGCGCCGGGTGGGTGCGGGCTCACGGTCCTCGCGCACCCCCGCTCCGCCGCACTGCCGCCCACCGCGCTGCGGAGATCGCCCGCACCCACCCGGCGCCCTCGCCCACCCTGGCGATGGGTCATCGAGCCGGATGCGCGTCAGGTGCCCGAGATGGTGTGGGCGCGAGCGGACCGAGCGCCGCGGCGTGCGTGCCTCGGGTGCCGCGCCAGCTTCGCTGGCCGCGGCATACCGGTCGCGCGTACCACCCCCGCTCCACCCTCGCGTCCTCTCCCGCCCCGAGCTGTAGCTCGGGGCGGATTTCTACCGTCCTCCGTCCAGCACGCGCAGCGAGACGCCGCGCGGCTGTTCGCTCATCGCGCGCCGGTAGGACCGCAGCCACGAGAACGTCGCGGCCTCGCCGGCCGCGATCACGCGCAGCATCTCGCGCGTCTCCGGGTCGTCGTCGAGGGCGTCGGCGACCTCGCGCACGGGGCGCGCCACGAGATCGTCGTCCGCGAAGCGCGCCAGGACCGTCGCGAGCTTCTCCTCATCGGGAACGTCGCGCGAGGCGAGCTGCGCGTGCGCGGCGTCGAGCACGTCGTCGCGCAGGTTCATCAGCACGACGCCGCCCAGCTCCTCGAGGCGCGCGGCGAGCAGCGCCGCATGGGTCGCCTCGCGCTCGGCGATCGTATCGAGGCCGCCACGCAGACCGGGGAGGGCACACACGCCGCCCCACGCGCCGATCACCGCGGCCCCGGCTTCCTCGGCGGCGCGATAGGCATCGAGAAAGCGCAGCAGCGACGCGGTTGGCGACGGCAGCGCGGGTTCCTCGCCGGTGCCGAGCATCGCGCCCACGTCGTGGAGCCAGCGCACGCTCGCGCGATCGTCGTCCCGGATCGTCTCCAGGAGGGCGCGGGTCTCGTCGTCGTCGAGCTCGTGCAGGAGGGTCGAGACGGGGTCGCTCTTCTCCGACGGGAAGCGGGACAGGAGGATCGCCAGCTTCGATCGGTTCGACACGTCCGGGGCGGCGAGCACGCCGCAGAGCTGCGCGAGCTGCCGGCTCACCTCCTGCCGGGGCGTCGCACCGAGCGCCGCGAGGCGCCGCTGCGCCATCCGTGCGTGGGCCGCGTCGCGCGCCTGGATCACCCGCAGGCCACCGCGCAGCGCGGGGTCGCTGCACGTCGCCAGCCAATGGCCCAGGGCGTCCGCCCCCGCCGCCTCCGCCGCCTGCAGCTCGTCGAGA
This genomic interval carries:
- the coaE gene encoding dephospho-CoA kinase (Dephospho-CoA kinase (CoaE) performs the final step in coenzyme A biosynthesis.), with product MTNGPLIGLTGGIGSGKSTVATILADLGAHVIDADKIGHEVYLPGTEGWERVVGAFGRGIVAPDGTIDRKQLGARVFADPAALRRLNALVHPLIGEEIRRRIAAARANADGRPIVVEAAIMLEAGWRFFDRIWVVVVERDTAVVRCTASRALTREDVERRIDAQMSNAERRQAADLVIDNNGSLAELRAQVEKAWHALRA
- a CDS encoding YetF domain-containing protein, with the protein product MWVPEVSVLERVARGAIGYLFLLVAFRISGKRQVGQLTPFDLVVLLIISNVLQNAMIGPDNSVTGGVIGALTIFVMNGALAWLTFKSRRLERLIEGEATRLVHDGKIDEAAMRKELVTHAELRAALREAGIPHVTEARFAMLESTGRITAGAMHTT
- a CDS encoding alpha/beta family hydrolase, producing the protein MSVDRVALPDGTVLPVRVVAPPRATPPRGTLVLAHGAGADMDHPALVRLQGLLATAGLVAVTFNFPYRARGRPSAPDRMPVLVAAYTAVIDAVRAGAPRPFAIGGRSLGGRVASHVAAAGTAVDGLVFLAFPLHPPGKPGTSRAAHLAKIVPPMLFVQGTRDTFAQWDLLEGVLSHLPAATLHAIPDADHGFHVPKRTGRTDAQVLADVAEVIGRWVTHTR